The genomic stretch AAGTGAATAAGGTCAACAGCACTAGAGATACTTAGAAACATTAAAAGATTATGACTGATTTTTTAGTGAAAGACagcatatttgatttaaaaaaggaaTTAAGATTGCCTGGAAGTGGTCTACAAGCCAAATCAAATGGTTGTGAGGAAGCCTACCCTGGTTGGCATTATTTGACTCTCATAATCAACCCTCATGCCGATTGTGAACCTAACTAATAACACATTGTATCATTGTAATAGAATATAACAAATCAGAAGGTCCATAACTCAGCAACAGGTCTCGAATTATAGCATCGACATAAAAACAGCTGTGTCTTCTTGGTTACATGGCAAACAACCAGGCTACCCGAAACTGAAGGGTCACCATAATCAATAACCagacaacaataaaattaaaaaaaaaaaaaaacacaaggcAAGTTTACAGTAATTCTAAGCCACCTAACAAACAAAGATTTACAGAAATAAACATGTCAAAATGCCATTTGAAggtataaatagaaaataaactaaaccaTAATACAATAAACATACTGGCACATTTTTTTGTAAGTCTGCAAATATTAATTCTGCATTAATCATCCAAACCATGTATAGGTAATTGGAAGAGTCATTCACctatttgtaatttaatgcaAATTGCAATTGTCCTGAAACCTACTTGAAAATGTGGATGAGATTAAGCATGGAACTATACATAAGAATGATAACACAAAACACATTATAGCATATTATATACACGAAATTTTAAGTTCACTGCTTCAAAGAAGAAACCTACCAAAAGCAGCATTTCAAACAGCCTTCAAAAAAATAGCTGTTTTCAAACCCAATATTTATTCTTTCCAGGACACCTAATTGATGATCACTTTCtgtgtatgtataaataaaatcaaagacATTTTTCAACTGAATGCAAACCTACTAATCTATTGATTCACTCTCACATGAATGTGTTATAATAGTACAAATGAAGAGGCCTAGAAACGAACCTTTTAATTACAATTGACCTGGTTACACTAATAAAAAGCCAGGCCAAAAGGAAGATTCAACTGAATTTAGGTTTAGGCACTGGTGAGCTATTAGGATGTACGGGACCAAGCTTTTGAATCCAATGAAGGAGCCCTTTCTTATGATCTTGGCAAGCAGGATTTTGCACTAGATATAGGGTTCCATCACGAGCAAGTGAAGATTCAAATTGCTCCAATACTCTCACAATGTGCCAGAACTCAGGCCTCTTCTCTGGATGCAAGGACCAACATTGCTCGATCAAAGCTGCCATTGCAGGTGGACAATCCCCTGGAATAACAGGCCGTAAATTCTGAAGCAAAATCAGATTCTTATGTTAAAATCATGTAAATAAAAATCTCTCATTGAGATTCATACAAGAATTGTCATatacaaggaaataaaaaataatagaaccaaaacaaaataaatagaggctttaaaaaattcaagtctAACATTAAACTGGAGAAAACTTGAATATGATAACAAATCCCATATCACCAACctcatgaaaaaaatttattaaggatATCCACAATGTgtcaaaatagaaaattttctagTAATTCAGTAAGCCATCGTATTCATTAGCATTATAAGAGAAAAACTAATGAACATATAATTAACTCTATTATGGACTCATTGAGTCATGGAAATCAATGTCAGTCAATTTTCCTGTAGCAACTATTTGATCAATGGATCTTAGGGCTCTAAGCAACAACTTATTATCACCACCTCACTAAAATTAAATCTCATaaccaagaaattaaaaaaaaagaaaaaggcagaTTCTTCtgttaaaatcaaataaataaaaccaacTATTGAAATTCATACAAGCATTGTAATAAGGcaagaagataaaataataaatgaactgacataaaacaaataaatggtataaaaaaaatcaagtctCACATCAAACTGGAGAAAAGTCATGATAACAAACCCTTAAATCACCAACCTCATGCAAATAATTTATCAAGCATATCTATTTCGATGACAAATTTCAGCTCATTCAGTAAGCCATATTGTTCATTTGcattaaaagaggaaaaaaaaaaaaaagtatataatcaACTTTATTATTAACTTATTGGGTCGTAGAAACTAAGGAATCTATTTTCCAGTAGCAtttgtttgaataattaatCTTACGGTTCTAAAAGACAATTTCTTAGCACTGcctcaataaaattaaatctagTCAACAAGGAAtggaaaaaacaatatatatcatGGAAATAAAAATGAGTCTACTATCCAGTCGGATTGATTGATTAAAAGATTATACATGTTCAACATCAACTTCTTACCAGTGCCTCCGGTAACCAGATATCATtacaaatattatctttttccaACAACaccataaaatttaattatattggtCCCACATAAAACCAAATAAATCTccttttttcatcttttatccCCAGTTATAAAGCTGATGCAGATTTGAGGATTGTTTTCCAGCAAATATGACTATTTCAAAGAGAGACACCATAGCTATATGAAGTTCAGTGTTAAGAAGATTACAAATTATATGAACAATAGCAAAAAATCATCAAGTTATAAGGTGAACTTATGCTAATCCAATCTTTGACTGAACACCTAAACTTCATACTGAATAaacaacaaacagaaaatgactaattagataattaaatttgagttgttTCATTCTAACAGGTTTTAAATAGCTTCATCTTCAAAGCCTTTAGAAGACACAAAAAGAAAGTAAGAGTGGCAGCCATAggaattttatatcaaaagcAAAGGACTTGAAAAACCAATAGTCTGAAAATACAATTCCCAGATAATTAAAAACAGCTTATAAAAGCAACACATTTGAGATGATGAATTTGAAGAAACATAACTGATATGCacacacaaattaaaaaaaatatattattgatcgattcataaaaaaaattatataaacataccTTGTTCACAACTGCAAAAGCAGCTTGAATGGGATTCATCTCCTCATACGGGATTGTTCCAGCCACCATTTCCCATAATATGAGCCCGAAACTGTAAACGTCAACCTTTCGCCCGTATGGTTTATGCTTGATCATCTCAGGTGCCATCCAACGATAAGTCCCTGGGTCATCGGCCCAGGCATCACAGTACTGCTCTTCACAAGCGATACCAAAATCAGCAATTTTCAGATGGAATTCTTCATCAATAAGGACATTTTCTGGCTTAAGATCTCGATGAATGACACCCTGAGAATGAATATATTCCATTCCTCGTGCAATATCCAGAGCAATCCTAATTAATTTCTGTAAGGGAAGGGATTTGTGCTCAAGCTTGTGCAGGTAAGCCCTCAAGGAACCTTCTGATAGATATTCAGTAATGACAAAATATACTGGTGGCTTTCTGCATGCTGCTACAAACTATTCAAAGATAAAACCATACATGTAAGAATGGTTAAGGCAGAAACATCAAACATATTCACAAACAAGGACATGTTTAGCATAAACCATAATGATAATTTGTTGAAGATTAAAACATTCTGTattattttcacataaatttaCAGCTATCACAGTGATGAATCCAGCTTTGATCTTCTAATTCCTctaacaaacttaaaaaacatatagaaaggttaataatcaaacaaatcatagTCACCTTGATGACATTTGCATGATGGAGCTGAGATAAAAGAGTAACTTCCCGTCTGAATTGCTTCTCTAACCGAGCTGCCATGTTTCTGTTTTCGTCATCATCAGGTATCGTAATAATCTTCACTGCAACAGTCTCATCCTTGTATATCCCATGGTAAAGCCTGCTATGTGCCCCATGAGCAAACCTAAGCCCCAGAAACAGCTGGGAAAGATCAACACCATATTCATCTGCAGCCTCAACAGCGTTAACCCTGCCTCCACCGTGGTCAAAATACTTGCTCCAAGCTGACTCCTTTCTGGTCTTGAATTTATCACTGATTTTCAGAGAACCCAAGTGATTAAGTGGGCTTATACTATAGGAATCTGATGATGGCCTGGAATCTTTATGGGAATGTTTACGTGAAAACTTTCCCTTAAGTCCCTTCTCTGTGTCTGATTCTTTTCTCCTGGGAAGTGGAGTTGAAAATCTTTTAGTATTAGACCTTGCTTCCTTGAACGTATCCGATAGAACTGTTTTGGGAAGGGGAGATAAAGATCTCTGCTTGTTCATTGATTTTCTCTGAATCTGTGATTTAGTAGGAACTGATTTGTCATTTGAAGAAGCTGTGACGGGACTTAATTTCAATCCAAAAGTCCTTTCTGGTAAAGTAAAATTCATAGAAGCCAATCTAGAAGAATCAAGCCTATGACAAACAGTGGGAGAAAACTTCGTTCTCCTTATCCAAGAATTAGCGTCTTCACCCATCTCTGTGTTTCTCTTTTCCCAGTAATTCAAAACCTCAAATCCTAAAAAGGCTTGAAAATTTTCCGAACTTGTTCACCTCCCTGTTATTATTCAGCCGAAAAAGTAGGAGCCTGCGAAATCCCACACACAGGCTAATCCAAATaaacaaatcatttaaaaaatgaaaacaagcaACGGAAAGTAAAAAAGCataatcaattatattgaaaatatgaaaacacCCACGATAACCCCCATTAAACACAGGGAAAAAACAACCATTGTGTCCAATTTAACCACATTAATAGTCCTAAATAACAAATCCTTATCCCcacataaaacaaaaactaaaagtCAAAATAGTACAAACGAGTACATCTTCGTTACGTTACATACCCACAACGGAACGGTGGCGTTTTGGACTACGACGAAACTCTATTCTTCGCTCGTCACAGATTTGTTAGATGCTATGTAAAAAGACAGGATCTTACGACGTTTACCAAAAATACAGTTCATCCTTCTCAAACGATCTCattctttaataaaacaaatactAAAACAAGTAGTATACAAATACGTAGTTGGTATATGGAGAGAGACAAGGACCGTAGATTAAGTTGACCTCTTTTTTTAGCAGAGCAGGCGGTGAAGatgtggggggggggggggggaccACAGAGAGGAAAGTGAATAAAAGAGGGAGGACAGtaaagtaattttgaaaaataagctttttcaattttgtgaTTGATCATGTGGTGGGGAATACAAGTGTCACCATCGTACAGGATATTAGAATGTGTGGGTCTACTGTGCGGTTGGTACGGTTCTCACGGATGTCTTGTGATTATCACTTGGGCCGTCTAAAGTTTATTCtttactcaaatttttattctttatttttcaaaaatttatatatttatttataaacagttAAATCAAATCTGttagttttcttattttttaaattttaaaaattaatatattttttttaatcaaaattttcaaaaacagtatttttccttaaaatttctaatgtttcaaattcaatttttctaataacAAAGAGACTTTTATGACAATATTCAGAcaatgtctcttcctctccaacATGTCATCCTTCTAGTTTTGTTTCTTCGCTGTGCAATGTCATCGTTAAAGAACAAAGATGACTCATCTTCATCAACCATTTTGTCAACAATAAAGACTCTTTGTCGATGAAAACGAGTCGTCTTCATTCTCTGACAATGATATCACATAGTGTTGGAAGGAAGACACGTTGAAAAGAAAGATACTTGCTTAGAGATCGCTAGAAAAGTTTCTTTgtcatcaaaaaaattgaatctaaaaaattgaaaaccctacggaagaatgttattttttaaaatttgggttgagaaaaaattattaatttttagggtttaggaagagaaatgatataaaattttagtttttttttaatattactaattaaatgataattttacccttaaaactcATAACTTAATAGCTCATAGATAAATATATGggttttttaaagataaatgatgaaaactcgataaaagaataaatttggggtgggaataagtcctttggccttttcttttttgttttggaatttGTAGGTAAGATTTCGCATTTAAATGTGATTGCTTTTTCAGATGCTCTCTCACAAACTTGGTGATTACACATTAAAATTAGATGATAATAGATAGAATTGGATATCACAATGAGACGGATAGGGAtcgaataatttaatttttattttttaagagaaaCTTTTTTCAACCTTATCCTATCGTTTATACGAGGATGATGAGGAATTTTCATCCCTCTTCATAGgaaaagttttttcttctattcTCATAAGAAAAATTCTTCACACTTTCCTCTCATAATTTTTGCTAGAAAATAATGCTTTGCAggaaaagtttttgaaattttatattgaaaaaattaatattatttagttaaatttgtaaaaatttcaattatttaatattttaagtcattatatttttatttaaataattcattacatattttttaactaaacaaataaaatattaaacttaaccCACtgcaattttattcattttaatatgaaatatataatgtGATGctataaagtataaaattaaaataagagaaattatttaCTCTTTAAAAGAAATAACATATGATTAAGGACCGGtggctagggctggattcaagctgagtcgagctcgagcttgagcttggctcGATTCATATATAgtagagctcgagctcgacgAGCTCTTAAAAGCCAAGCTTGAACTTGATTCgattcatttttcgttattaaaacgatgttgttttgtatcaaaaaattaGGCAAGTAGCTCGAGCTTAACTAGGGCCAATGTGTTTCAGGTTCGTCTGAACCGAGCTCAAGCTAGCTCGGTTTGAATCCAGTCCTACTGGTGGCCCACGAAAATCTTAGTTTTCATTGGGCTTAATATTGCTGACCCAGTCCCATTTCGAGGACGATACTAAGACCAAAAATAGCAGtaacaaaatagtattttttacaacaataaaattgtgtatacttattttaaatatataaatatatttatatatttatatgtatcattatataattaaataattttaaatttaagataaaataatacttaatcatatgataatacacataagtatatacaaatttgtgtatctaaaatgagtatatataatattattctttttaagaaattgatattcattTACTTGCTTTGTGCTTACCTATCACTTTTTGGAAtggtaatattatgtatatccattttaaatgcataaataagtacatatttatatatattattatacgattgaatgttattttataattaatttaaaattatttgattatataataatacatattaaatatatatctatttatatatttaaaatgggcgAATATCTTGTTTACttatatcaatatttgttttttttatgccaaaggattattttctacctaagttttaatataaaaataaatatatatttatagaagattaaaaatttaaatatctatttatagattaacttttgttagaattttttattaaaaacaaaagaaaattattattttatcactaaatcaTAAAACTcagaaaatttatatcatttctccttcttagtttagaaaaataataattttctcttaatactaagttttaaaaaatttatttttctcttatatttgttcttctttttCTGCGACCAAAGAAAGTTCTTGTCATTGGCCACCCTTTTTACCATGACCTTCTTTTGCCGTTAACCTTCCAACCCTAGAAGTTTCTTTAAACGAAAATGAATTGTCTTTGTCTAACGAATCAACATTAGAAGATTTTTCCAAACtaaggagaaaaaataatacaaatttttaaggttttagaatttaatggtaaaatgatgattttacttttatctatAATAGAAGTTAATTtatgagtaagtgtttgagtttttgatctctgatagatatgtatttgtctttacattaaaacttgagtaagaaatagttttttgatcttttttttttttttataatgagaaACCTCACCCCGAACTAGATCGCTTGTATCAACATATTTGATCTTTTTGTTAGACGCACTTTTTATATTTGGTCGCAAATAACCCAATTTGTTTAATCAACCTGTGTTTGGTGCTTTATTTTTTGTGAACTCTTATTAATACATTTATACCCATTTATTAAGGATTTACTCATTAGGCTTCATTAATTTAGACTAGGTTAAAAATTGTCTGTCCACATTGATTATAATTACATCCATAGTCACAAACTGTTATAAgggtaattaaaataatttattatcacaaattaaatgatataagatttatgtaattgatttttcttttttcttaaaagaagaaatggaagTTGCAAAAGAAATTGGGAGATGATAAAGAAGAAACGGAAGCTGTAAAAGAAATTGGAAAAGTGATTACACTTTTGTTGAAAGAGAGAATATTGTGAGGATTATATCTCCAAATACAAGTGATGGTGAAGCTTTATATAACATTTCTTCACCACCCACCATGCCCAAAAAATTGACTAACTCTCAATTACCTTAAGGGAacatttgatttggataatgttttattatcaaaatagaaagattatattgaagataaattacttagaagattactgggtataaataattactatgtttgataaaatttagttggtataaataattattgtgtttagttaaaggtaataaaatattactagtaaattattttacttaaatgcccttgaatataattatttttaaatattttttatattatttgttatattaattaaaaataaatttatttttatctcaaaaaattaataaataataatatagttataataaaatcaagattactttggtaatatttaaatacctaaggtgaaggtggtaatcaaattaccacctatattacctgtcacgtcagcattggtaatagaatattactataattttttattactaacaaatcaaataagaaaataaaagataaattaccaaaataatcttcaaaaattaaaaCCGAATAGCCCCTAAATGTGCTCATACAAGcattaattgaaacttttttctCCACCACACTCTTTTTTTTCTCAGTTGGGCCTCATTCTGCCAATAAGACTTTGAATTGAAACTCTTTAAAGCCTAGACCCATTTACCTTTTGTAGTCCTTTACCATCTAAACTTACAGGGCACCATTATGTGTATTCTTTTTCGTGGTAcggatatatattattttatttttattttaaatttattaaattatataatgatatattatttaaatattaaattatatattgaaaattatgtatataactttATTGAAACTTTTACTTTCaagtaagttttcaaaaacaacactTACATCCACACTTATCTTCTATAtcatgatatttaaataataacataaataaattttaatagttaatttttaaggttgattttaatatacaaataagaaATTTGGTTCTTTCGGTGTGAGATCTGCCATTCCATCAAAACTTGGATGGGCCATAGTCATTTTACCTTAATTTTGATTCTCATAGTTGTGAAACATGGTCTACGCCATTGGTTTGTCAAAAGTCTTGTAATTATGAATtccaaaaaacataattttattagctaaaattaattaattttgtattaattaatttacaaaacaataaaaacaagacaaattgcattaataaaattttgtattattggtTATTGTTTACTATACAATATTTTTGCATTACTGAGAAATCGATAGACGTCCAACAAGGGAAAAGTAATTTTATACTATTATGAtatgagaaaatatattagatttataaatatgaagataaaaatctatattatataatattaattagtttatattaaaatttaatttatatacttatatattacttatttttactgaattttattatacattaaactttttttctttttatttgagtcacTAATAcctttgtttaaatataaatactaTCGACTATTAGAGTTATCATTTGATTTAATTGGTTTTTTACTGGGTGTGTTACTATTtgtatctaaaaatattttagtttttcaaagcAGCTGTTTGGCTTATGCTCTAGTAATATATcgaaaatatattgaatttataagtgtaaagattaaaatttatattacacaaaattaattaatttgtgttaaagTCTAATCTTTTATACTTATATGCCACTTTTGCCCCTTGACTATAAAAAAAGTGCAGCAAAGCATTGAAATGTTACAAGATAGGGGCAAGACACAGACACATTACAGAAACAGCATTTCATCTTTACACAGTAATATCCTCCCGTGAACTCAACTTCAATACTTTCCAACAGTACTCCAACAGCATTCAATCCGTTCCATATCTATACATTTCTAGTGAAAATTGGACCATAAATTCAAAAGCCTTACGATGAAACCAAAATCTTGATCATCAACAAGTCACAGAACCTCAACTGTTGTACAATGCATATTGGGCAATTTTTCTAGCAAATCCACAGTGAGCATGGAGGCTCGAGGCTTCGGCAATGTGCCGGAATTTTCCATTGAAATTACCGACGAAGTTGTGGTTCTTTTACATGGACTAAGCCATTTTGCCTGCATGTATCTGTGTTTTCTCCATGGACCCATGTGcattttcttctccttcatGCACTTCTTCGCCGCCGTGCATAATATCCTTATCACATTGTTTAACCTTTCTACTTTTCCCACGAACACCTCCGGCAGCAGGCGGACTAGTCGGTTGTAATCTTCACTCGCTCTAGCCATCTCGAACTCCGCCCTGAAATTCAACTCGATTATCACCCGCACCTCGCCTTTATTTCTAACTGAATTGTCTATAACATCTATGAATGTGTGTTCTCCTGCACAAATCCTACTGGTTAGATGAATAAATTCGCAACAAAATAAAACCAagcaattattttaaatttacctGATGGAATATCGGGGGAGCTTCTCCACTTGGACT from Mangifera indica cultivar Alphonso chromosome 6, CATAS_Mindica_2.1, whole genome shotgun sequence encodes the following:
- the LOC123219393 gene encoding serine/threonine/tyrosine-protein kinase HT1-like — protein: MGEDANSWIRRTKFSPTVCHRLDSSRLASMNFTLPERTFGLKLSPVTASSNDKSVPTKSQIQRKSMNKQRSLSPLPKTVLSDTFKEARSNTKRFSTPLPRRKESDTEKGLKGKFSRKHSHKDSRPSSDSYSISPLNHLGSLKISDKFKTRKESAWSKYFDHGGGRVNAVEAADEYGVDLSQLFLGLRFAHGAHSRLYHGIYKDETVAVKIITIPDDDENRNMAARLEKQFRREVTLLSQLHHANVIKFVAACRKPPVYFVITEYLSEGSLRAYLHKLEHKSLPLQKLIRIALDIARGMEYIHSQGVIHRDLKPENVLIDEEFHLKIADFGIACEEQYCDAWADDPGTYRWMAPEMIKHKPYGRKVDVYSFGLILWEMVAGTIPYEEMNPIQAAFAVVNKNLRPVIPGDCPPAMAALIEQCWSLHPEKRPEFWHIVRVLEQFESSLARDGTLYLVQNPACQDHKKGLLHWIQKLGPVHPNSSPVPKPKFS
- the LOC123218165 gene encoding uncharacterized protein LOC123218165, which produces MQPVESLSEMVFGFLEDGETMIRENCSNAAAISLPESETTEEEGDQEKEKTSDVEYNAGFWETPHQALQATLCRSSSLETKIRNATKEALKEIQNVVENICACGRSVAAGGCRSCLMREVSCRLRNLGYNSAICKSKWRSSPDIPSGEHTFIDVIDNSVRNKGEVRVIIELNFRAEFEMARASEDYNRLVRLLPEVFVGKVERLNNVIRILCTAAKKCMKEKKMHMGPWRKHRYMQAKWLSPCKRTTTSSVISMENSGTLPKPRASMLTVDLLEKLPNMHCTTVEVL